The Callospermophilus lateralis isolate mCalLat2 chromosome 18, mCalLat2.hap1, whole genome shotgun sequence nucleotide sequence CCCGGCCAGCAGCCCCTCACCCTTCAGGAGACAGAACCAGAGCTGCGGGCCAGTCTACTCAGGAGTACTGACCAGCACAGGGCCAGCACCAGGTGGAGCACGAGAACAGCCGACAAATACATGGCACCTGCTGTCCCCAAAGGACCCGCCCTCCCTTTCCCAAGGCCCTGCTGCCCAGCCCGCCCCACCAGGGCCCACTCTTTTGCAAGGTCTTTCTGTCCACTTTGCCTGGCAGACAGCACATGCCTGGGGTACAGGCGAAGGCTGGGGCTGGCGCGTTACAGGTGTTTGTTGTCACCTCCTGTCCCCATCACCAGAAGACGCTCTTTCCTGCCATTTCCCAAAGCACAGATCAACACTGAAGTCAGAAGTGGGGCTCCAGGGTCAGACACAGCTGTGGTCCTGGTCCCCCAGTTCTCGGCTACGACACCTTGGAAGGACATGTCACTTTGCCTCCCTGACCTGAGGGCCAGGGTATAAAAAGCTAGTACTAATCGGAGAGAAAAGCTTTCCTTGAAGACACTGCTCCCTGCACACCTTCTGAGCCCCAGGCCCTGTGCCTAGGGGTGGGACCACGGAGGTCTCGGCCTAGACCCAGGGACCAGAGGGAAGACAGGCAGGCCTGGAAAACCAGAAGAGTGCTCTGCAGAAACAAGAAGGGAGAGAGACAGCCACGGGGGCAGGGGTAGGTAGGGCGCAGGGTGGCCTGGGTGATCAGCAAGGACCCGAGGAGCTACTTTTGACATTTGTGTCAGACCCTCAGGAGGAGACAGGGAGCCCCACAGGGAGCCCAAGGATAGGTATTCTCTCAAGAGGGAAGAGTATGGGTGAGGGACTGGATGCGGTGGCTCATTTCTGTAATTCCAGAGGactaaaagttcaaggccagtgctggaacatagtgagaccctgactcaaagcaaaaaaaaaaaaggctgggtccAGGtgagatggcacacacctgtaatcccagtggctcgggaggctgaggcaggaggattgccagtgcaaagccagcctcagccactcagcaagatcctagaagaccctgtctctaaataaaatataaaaaaggctggggatgtggctcagtgggtaagtgcccctgggttcgatccctggttCCAAAGACAGGGGGAGTAATGAGGAGATGGGGGAGCTTTTGAAGGAGATGAAGTCCAGTTGGCCCCACATTAGTGGATTCTGCATCCAAGGATTCCACCTGTTGTGGATGGAAAATACCCAGGCGGGGGGATTTGCATCTGTACTGACTTTTACTTTTTCTTATTATCATTCACCCTAAAGAATACAGTaaagctttgttcttttttttttcttttttcttttttttggtactggggattaacccaggagcactttaccactgagccacatcctcagtcctttttaatttttattttaagacagggtgttgccatcttgctgaggctggccttgacacattctccagcctcagcctccagagctgctgggttaCAGGCCATGCTCCTGTTCTGTTTACAaagtatttacattgtattaggtattgtgAGTCCTCTAGAAATGACCTCCATGTAGGTTGTATGCAAATATCATAGCATTTTACATAAAGGCCTGGAGCAGCCCAGGCTGTGGGAGAAGGGGAGTCCTGGGACTAGTTCCTGTGGATTCTGAGGAAGGACTGATTCTCGGGCCAGATGTGAGGTTCTCCACTGCACAACTGTGCTGAAGGCCACTCTGCCCCCACCAACACAGACAAGTTCACAGTAGCACAGTAATACTTAGATAAAGAGGGAGAGACCTCTAATGACTCCTCTTTCTCAAAGAGTAACGGCCAAGTCTTCATGGTGGCCTAGCAAAGTAAGTGCCCCCTCCTCCCGCTCCAGGGCACAGCCAGCTACTGGCTCTTCCTACACCACACCAAGCTGCTCGCCCCAAGGCCTTTGCAGACGCTGTTCATTTACCTGAAAAGCTTTTCCCTCACGTGTTTTTGTGACTCCCTCCCACACCTCCTTTAGGTCTTTAGCCAAGTGTCACCTCCTCAGAGAAGCCTTCCTGGGCCACCTCTTTAAACTGCAGCCAGTCAGGATAACAGTTGATGCTTGTGATCACAGTAacatgggaagctgaggcaggaggatcacaagttcaaagccttagcaacttaacaaggccctgtctcaaaaataaaaaataaaaagggacagggatgtggctcagtgggagaaagcccctgtgttcaatccccactacaaagaaaaaaaaaaaaagactttaataactcaggaggctgaggcaggatggcagcaagtttgaggccagcctcagcaccctGGTGAGACCCTGTGTCCACAAACAAGccgaaataataatgataataaagaaagaaagaaaggaaagaaaagggaagcaCAGGGTTGTtggcctgggtttaatctccagaacCAAAACATTAACTGCAGCTCTCCCTCCCACCACCCCCACTGCGCGTCCCCTCCACAGCTTCACTTCTGTCCACCGCACTTGCTGCCACCTAGGACGCTGTGTGTTCTTCTTATTTATCTTGTTACTACTCGTCCCTGTTCATACTTCCCTCCTCCCCAGCCTCTAGAGGAGCAGGGCTTCCAGGAGGGCAGGGCCTGTTTGTCCACAGCTGTGTCCCCAGCAGGCAGTGCTGGTTCCACCGTATCAGCTGAAGGACTCAGCGGTGGCACTGTGGGCTCTAGGCCTGAGCTCCTGGCTGAGATGAGCAAGCTGGCTGGCGCACACGACTGGGCGAGGGTCTGCCCACTCTGGGGCTGTGTTAAGCCCTCGAGTTGGTGGACGGCGGCGGGGACAGTGAACATATCAAATGACTAAGACAGGGCGCCCACTCTTGGGCCTGCATGTCCAATCTCACACACAACACCTGGGAACATCCCCAAGGGCCCAGGaagcagctgctgctgctgctgctggcagGATGGGAGGAAGCCGCGCTCCCGCTCTGGGGAACCTCACCTCAGCCCAGCTTCTGGTTCAAGACCCATTAATTCCACAAACCCTGAGCATCTCCTCGTGCCTGGCCCTAAGCAGAGCAGTGCTAGTGACACAATGGTGACCAAGATAGTCCTGGCTCTACTCTCCTAGGGCTCCCACCTCAGTGgaatacacacacccacacctgtTCCCAGACAGTGGCAATCCAGAGTGGGCAGCCTGGACAGGGGACCCCAGAGGGGGCACTTGACCCAGTCTGAGAGGATCAGAAAGAGCATTCCGGGGGAGAAGACATCTGAGATCTGGAGGATTAGTAAAGATCACCCAAGTGAAGAGGGAGAACATGGAAAGGCTGTGAGGAAAGAGATCTGGGCACACGACTGGAACTGGGGAGTTTCACAGTGGCTCGCCCTCCTCTAGTCTAGtggttgtcaagcaagagggattCTGCCCCCCTCCCAGGGGGCATTCACAACATTAAGAtacatttttggttgtcacaaaCAGGGAGGGGTGTGTATGCTATTGACATCTAGTGTAGAGCCCACAGATGTTGCTGAACATCCTCAGGTTCATGGGGCAGCTTCCCACAACAAAGACTATTCAATCTAAAATTTCAATAGCACCAGACTTGAGAAATCCTAGTTTAATATAAATAAGAGACAGATCATGAAAGGCCGCaatctgcttaaaaaaaaaaaaaaaaaaattgtacttttTCCTAAAGGCCAAGGGTAAGCACTGACAACTTTCAAGCAGAGATGGACAAAAGAAGATCTAGGTTTCTGGAAGTTCAGGGCAACCTGAGCTATGGTCTCTGCAGCCACCCCCACCCATGAGAGGAGGAAAGACCTCCTTTCTGAAACACTGGGAAGCTCCTGAAGACAGGGCCTATGTTTTCATTCCAACAGGAACTTCACCATTTCCTGAGTTGCCAAGCCCTGAAATGCTGAAAAGATCCAGTCCAGATGGGCTGGGCTCTATCCCCAAATTTCCTCCTGGCATCCTCCCCAGGTGATATTATTTGTCCTCCTTTGGGCTCCCTGAGTCCCTGACCCAGCCTTCTGTCAGCACCCAAGTCATCCAAGATCATAACTCTTTGTTTATGGCAGTCTCCTCTCCCACTCCCCAGACAGCAGGAACATGGCTGGAGTCATCTTTGTGACCCATCACAGGACTAGCCCTCCGGTCCACAACCTCCACTAATCACTGGAGAAGAAAGgcccaaagaaagaaaggaacttgcccaaggtcacagagacagTCAGCCTCATTCTCCCCTCCCAACCTGCACTTCTCTCCCCTGAGCTGCCTCCCACATGTCAGTGACATCCAGTGGGTGGGTCGACAGCACCTTGATGTCACTCCATCCATTCCCCAGATGCCTGAATGGTGGCTGCCTACCTGGTATGCTCTACAGCCTCAGTTTAGTTTAGGCAACAATGGGTTAGCAGTCGTCTGTACTTGGACCCACTCCCCCACAGGGTCAGTTTATGCTAAAAGCATCCCCATGTCAGTCCAGACACCCTGGATCAGGTTCTACATGGAATGGATGCCAAACTTAACCTGGGTGACCTTCTCCAAGCGCCTTAGTCTCGCTGTTTCTCGGATTCCTTCTGTAAAATGGGTCTACTggcttccacagcctgtgcccttACCTACAATAATCACCTGATTTCCCCAGAGCTAGAAAACTTCCAATTACCCACGGCCAACATGTCAGGCGCTGCGGGTGAGACCCAGGACGTCAGACCACTCTAGGAATGGTCTTGGAGCCTGGAATCGCAGAGTGAAGAACCTAGGACTCCTGGGAACAAGCCTGCGCCCCACCGCGCCACGATCTCCCCGGGCGGAATGAAGAGTCTAGTGGGAGTCCGGCACGAGCGTGCAGGGGACCGGGCGCGCAACAAGGCCCCGTTCCCGCCACTGTCCGGCCTCCCGGGCGGCCCGGCCCTGCCTGGGCCAGATATTCAAGGTCCCTCTAGCCAAGGAGCCCCCAATGCACCAGATTCTGCGAAGAGAGGCAGGACACGCCCCGTGGGAGGCCCCCCGGCTGGGGAAGAGCCCCCTCAGGCCCCTCTCGGCCTCCGTACCTGACCGGAGCCGCCTCCCCCGGCCGCCACTACGGCGCTGCCGGCCCCGTCCGCCTCCTGCGCCGCCGCCATCTTCCCGCTCCGGGTCCCCGCCCCCGCCGCCAGCCCCGCCCCGTCCCCGACGGCACTAGCTCAATCGCGCGAGATTTCACAATTTGCCCGACCCAATGGGCCACCGTATCCGCCAAGAGCGCCGCAGCCACGCCTTCCCGAAGTTCCACTTCCGGCTATGAAAGGACCAAACTAGCCACCGTACTTCGCCTCTCCCCACTCTGCCCTGCAGCTTGTTTGTTTTCACCTGGAGTAAACACTGAATGCACCGAAGTTCCAGGACTTTTGGAACAACGTGTTCACTTTCCACAAATTCTGTTCATTCTGTCTCTCGAGTTAACCCGCCTTTTCGATTTGTATAAGCTTTCCACGCCCTCCTGCCCGCTTCGGTCCGCCGTTTCTGTTTTTCATTCCAAGGTTCTTGAACTTTTCCGGCCACCGTAACATTTCAAAACATCCCGCCCGAGCCACGCCCCTCCTGCTTTAAAGGAACCTCTCTGGCCACCGTAGTGGGACTCAAAGGAGAAGGCCCTTCCATGGGTGTTCTCGCCTCCTGACACCTTTCCCCCTTCAAGTCCCCAGAGATTATAGTCTCTCCGTGCGTTCAGAGTTCCTATTTCAGGATTCTTACGGCCACAAAAACCTCGGAATGGGACCCTGTCAGCCGCTCCCTGGGCTTTGGGCAGCCGTACTTTTAGTGCGCATGTTCGTTCCCCTAGAGGCCTTCGCTGTCTGGCAGACCTCGCCATCCTGAACTCAGCTTCGTGGGCTTTGAGAACGCCATCATGTTTCATTAACCGTGTGTCTTCCTACAGCGCCAAGGCGGGCACGTGCTGAGGGTGACCTCAGAAAGGGCGTCATGGAGCCTAGGGAGGACGTAGACCTCTCAGACTGTTGAACCTCTACCAGTGCATTGGGGGGACCTCTCACCTGTGCTACCAACCGACTAAATGATCCCAGAAAAGTGACTTGTATTTGAGCCTCGGTATCTTACCCCCTATAAACTAGGTGCTTTTGTTGTTTTTGAGATGGGGCCTGTGTaagctgctgaagctggccttcaatttaagatcctcctgcctcagcctactgaattgctgggattacaaatatGCACCACCATAACTAGTTTAAACTAGAGGTCATAATAGAAGCTTCTCTTCTCTACAGGGCCAGGCACCCTCTCCCCAGCCTCTCTAGTCCCCTCAGCTTCCCCACCCCTGTTCACTTTTTGTAATCACTGCCAGGAATGGGTGTGTCCCCCTCATTGAGCAGGTAGATCCTGGACCCTGGTGGCCGCTCCTGAAACTTCAGCACTGCCTTGGGGATGATTGGACGAGGGGGATGATTGGACGAGGCTCTCTGAACGCACAAGGTGATTTGAGGGCCTATGCAAGGAAGAGAATGCAACCTGTAGCTCCTTGCTTCAGTGGGTGTGGTGgcccatgcttgtaatcctagcgAAGCAGAAGgtggaggcaggagtatcacaagtttgaggccaacctcagcaatgtagagagaccctgtctcaaaatttcaaaagggGCTGGGTGTGCTGGCTTATGCCTATAAtcaggaatctgaggcaggaggattacaaattcaaagccagcctcagcaatttagggaggctgtaagcaaccgagtgagaccctgtcttaataaaaaagaagactagggatgtggctcagtagttaagcacctctgaattcaatcctggcaccaaaaaaataatGATAGTAATAATACTCATAATAATTTCAAAAGGATTAGGGAGGCAGCTCCCAGCTCTagttacaaaatgccacaatatgtCCTCCAAGTCTCATACACTGCAGATCCTGATCCGATAGAGCATGAGACTCTCCCTCAATTTTGTGACATTGCACAGGGCCCTTCAGAGCCTGAGCCCTTGGGAGCCCTGCTCCCTGTCTGTTGGGTAACCAAATAAATCCCATTCAGTTAAGTGTTCTCAGAATGGGCCTTCTCTGCCCTCCACTAGGGGGAGCCCAACACTGGCCAGGCTTTGTGATTTCAGGTTTCAAGGGAGAAGGGGGCTGGGGACCTGAACTTCTAGGCTCTAGGAGAAGGGATTCAGGGTCCAGACTTATAAGTCTGAGGAAGGAGGAGTCTATCCTTCAGTGTGCTGAGTTCTTGGGGAGGAGGACTCTGGGGCCCTGGTCTTCTGGGGTCCTGAAGGGAGTCGGGGTCTGAGAAAGGCAGGAGGAGTCTGGGAATGGCATCCGGATTGGTTGGAAGCAAAGCTGGCTTGGACAGTGATTTGGTTTGGCTCGAGTCTGTGGGAAACAAGTGGACAGAGCAGGGATTGTTCCCCCCCAGGGTTTCCCCCTCCCCACCACCCCCTGGTCTTGGCAGTCTCAGTTCTTCCCAGACCTGGGGACTTGGGGACATTGCCCACAGCCCCTCCCAAGGCCTCTGTTTTCTACTGGGCTCATAGCTGCCCAGCCTCAGAACCTGGGAAAACTGCCCCAAGATCGTTGAAAGACTGGCTGGAGGATAATGCCAAGCAGATTAGGAGAAATCCAGGCCATGGATCCCCAGAGACCCACAGCCCCACCCCAGGGACTTGTGGGAGCATCCTCTGCTCCCTCAGCGCCCCATCGTCCACCCTTGGGCCCAGCACCGGCCTCCCTCAGCCCATGGAGTCCCACCCTTGTCCTTCATCCTGTGCTTTTTGCCTGCAATTTCCTGCTGCTAGATGCTCCCTCCCACCCTCTAACCACCCCACCTGGACCAGGGGGCCCAATCAGCACCCGCTCCTCTACCCCACTTTCCAGCAACAATAGCCCTACCCAGAATGCATTGCACTGTGTCCCCTTGACTAGCTCCAGCCTGGTCATCCCGTCTTCAATGGAGCCTGGGCCCTACTTCTGCCTGCTTAGAGCAGCCACATCCAAGGTCTGGGGGTCTCTTCCACTCAGTCTTCCTTGGGGTCCATGCTGCTGTCTGAAATGATCTCCACTTGTCTTCTTGCTCCCTGAGGCAGGGGTCTAGCTGTAGCCTCAGGGTGGAGTGGAGCTCCTGGCTCTGAGGAGCTTAGGAAGTGTTATTACTAACAAGGAGAGAACAGCCCACAGAACACACTATAAAACCAGAATCGCTCAAACTGCCTGCAGCTGCAACAGTCCCTGATCTGTggcttctgtatttttattttttaaatgtgctggggatcaaatccagggccccaaacgtgtgaggcaagcagtccaccactgagctacagcgtcCATCAGTGGCTTTTATTGGTACCAGGAGTTGACCTCAGGGATTAGGTCAgtggcttagccactgagccacatccctagcccttttttgtattttattttgaaacagggtcttgctaaattactaagggcctccctaaattgctgaggctggctttgaactcttgatcctcctgcctcagcctcccactctgctgggatttcaggtgggcacCCTCGGTGGCTTTTTGAGAAGCCCCTTGAGGGCAGGATTATCTGTATTTCCCTCTATGCCCTCAGGGCTTGGTGCCGATCTCCAGGAAATCAGGTGAGATGAATGCGTTGGATTGTCAAAACATCAGGGCTTCAGAGGTCTGTCTTCCTGTGTCCCCTCCAAACTGTGAACTAACTTCATAAGCTTAGCAGGGACTTGTGGGTGCCCACCTTCCTGCCTTGGATACTCCCTGAGATGGCACATCTAAACTGTCATCTCAGGGTCCTGGTGGAGCACGATGCTGGAGCGTCTGCCTGGCATacctgaggccctgggctcagtccttacacccccaacaacaacaacagcaacaaatactgaagaaaacaaaaagtaaagtGTCAACACAGGGGTTCTGTGTTGTCAGAGGTCACTGCAGGTTATCTTCGTCCATGATTTGTCATTTTACACAGGGGAACAGCAGACCTTAGTCAAGAGCAGTGACTCATTGTTATGAtcacttcttgtttttattttcctcttcattCTCAGGACCAGGTTCCAGATTATGGCCACACACAGACAATACCTGCTGACTAAATGTTGTTTGGACTCAGTCAGTGTCTCTATGTTGGTCCCTGAGCCCCAGAAAAGCCACCACATCAAagagaataaatatttattatttatttttttcactcactGGTGAGAGTTCAGGCCAGAGTAGGGGAGGGCTGATTGCAGCTGGCGTGGCGGGAGCCCCGTCCGATTCCCGGGAAGGTCAGGAGAACCAGGGGATGCTGGGGCCTGGGCTCCCCACCCACACCCCGGGTTGACACTACTCTCCCTTCAGCAGAGTGAGGAGCTGGTCAGTGAAGATGCCTGCGTAGGTGCTCATGGCTGCCGAGCCCTTGCTGTACAAGTCCCTGGGGAGAAAGGACTGAGGTCAGAGACAGGAGGGCCGGGCCTGGAcactgggtctgagggaggagatCTGGGCTGGACCCCTGGTCCTGAGGTAGGAGGGCTGGGCCTGGACCTCCGGATCtaagggaggaggctgggcctggaccccgGGGTCTGAGGGAGGAGAGCTGGGCTGGCCCCCCAGGTCTGAtggaggaggctgggcctggactCCCAGGTTTTGGCCGTGGTTGATATCAGGGGCCAGCTCTTTCTCTCCCAGGGGAGACGACACCTGATTTTCTCGTCCATGTCATTCAGGTATGTCTTCTCGTACAGGCCCTGGGCAGCTGCCTTGGCAGTGCCCCAGTAGCTGGAGAGCGACTCCTTCACCTGGGCCAGCAGAGGCGGGCTGGCAGGCTCATCTTGCGGGAGCCCCTGGATCTCTGCAGGGGCAGAGAGGACAAGGCTTAGGGgagctgaaacaaccagcaaaggaGAGGAGGTGGCCCAGGTTGGGTGAGAAGATGCTCCCAGCTCCCTCTCCTCGAAATGCCCCTTGCAGGCCACTCACCACAGCTCAGCACCAGGAGGACCAGGCACAGAGCCAGGAGGAATCGCGTGCCCATGGCGTCGAGGGACCTGGAAGACTGAGGGGTGTCGAGCAGCAGGGTCACTGGGCTGGTCACTGGGGCCCACCCCACTCTGGGGCAGGGGTCTGGAATTGTGCTCCTCGTTCCTCCTGCTTgactccaggtcacactgacaggCACAAGGGGTCTATTTTGGACCTCTGTTCTAACTGCCCTGATTTTAACAGTTCACGCCTGGtgggctttgtgtgtgtggagctggggatggagcccaggccctgtgcatgctgggcaagcctCTGCCACAGTGCACCCCAGCCCTGTCCTGTCAACTCCAGGCAAAGTCCACTCACTCCCTGGAGCAGCCTCCTTGAGGTCCAGCTGGGAGCCCAAGAAAACTCCCGCCcagcgctggggatgtggctcaagcggtaacgtgcttgcctggcatgcgcagggcactgggt carries:
- the Apoc2 gene encoding apolipoprotein C-II; amino-acid sequence: MGTRFLLALCLVLLVLSCEIQGLPQDEPASPPLLAQVKESLSSYWGTAKAAAQGLYEKTYLNDMDEKIRDLYSKGSAAMSTYAGIFTDQLLTLLKGE